TTATTAGGAACGATGGAAATGGcatcattaaataaagaacgcttttttaatacagTATTTGTAGGTAGATGCGTCGTTTGATGATTCAACTGCTTGCATTTGTAAGTTTCTAGTACGTCCATACGAAAATTCTCATTCTTGGTTTCTTTAATGGAATCATTTGTCTTCTCCAAATTTAAAGTGGTGGATATATTTTGCCTAATGTTGAAATTAAGATTTTCAACCGAATGATAAGGGATACAGGTCGTAACTATTGGAACACAAATAGACAGTTTACAATTATCGTATTTGTAAGGAAGtgatttttcaattttaactTTTGGGTACCCTTCAACATTTTCGGAATAAGGTGGTGAAATCTTTGTTGAGTTTTGAAAGTCATGACTAAAGAAACAATTCCTAGACTGACATTTGCGTCCAGTTCGTAGAAATGGACAAACTATGTGCTTAAACTGACCCAAAGGTGAAAACATTGAAGCAAATTAGGTACAACAAGTAGGCAGATTTCCGTTGGGAATTTAGATAAAAATTCTCAAgcaaaatataataaaatgtaCCGCTACGAACAAAGATACCATGCACCCGCGAAAGAACCTCTTCAGCCAAAAATAGAATGGCGAAATCTTGAAATtcgtaataaaaaacaaagactttttatatcataaccaaaacaatttctcgattaaaatcattaacCATGGCTTGCAAAAAGCCAAAGTTTTTTCCAAAGAAATATGAATGTTAGTTAACAAAAAGGATAGCTAAGACATTAATGGTGGTGATCCCCACCGCGCAAAGGTGCGCTAAATCAGGGAATATTTGTAAAgttaattaatgaaaaattatgCAGGGTTGACACAGTATAATTCAAAGTTAGtttatatgaaaaaaaggaatgtaAAAACTGCCATTTAAACCAGTAATTACAGGTTTATTAAGAAATTAGCCGGCTTTTAGAAGGCTTAGGTTTAGCAACACGGCCATTAGAAGTATTGTTAAGTGATGACATGCTAACACTTCGCTGAGCACTTTTTTTAGAATGACTAGACCCACTAGACCACCTATTTCCACTTGTACGTCGAATTGGACTACCAGTTGGTGAGGATGTCGGAGAACGAACTCCATTTGGTTCGATATTGCTTTGACTTGATGAGCGACGCAAGCGAACCACTGAAATTGTTTCAGTTGGAGTTCCAACAGTCCGTGtttcatcatcattttgTATTTCTGAATCTTCGTAACTACTGTATGACGCTTTGTTCTCATTTTGGATTGATTGCTTGGAAGCATTTTTAAGTTTCTCATTAAATTTGACAGAGGACGCTGAAGGGAGACGTCTCGCCGACGGTGGATTATGTCCAGAAACTTTTCTCGGTTGGCCAGGCGTTGGTTCTGGAAGAGGAGTACTGATATTGCTTTGAGAGGTACCATTCGTAGCATTCAATGGATGGCGAGGAGGAGTAGCTAAGGGTTCCGCAGCGGTGGCCTGTTGGATTGCTCTTCCCATCGCCTTTTCGTAAAAATATGCACGGAAATGAACTTGATTAATATGTAACCAATGCTGTTGTGGACCTACAACCATTCCAGGACGCATTATTCTCATGTAAGCAATAACTTCATTAGCAGTAAAACAATGTTTGTATATTAAATATGCGCCAATTAAGCATCCAGTACGTCCGAGCCCTGCTTTGCAATGAACAGCAATCACACCGTCTTCTTCTACTTCCTCGGTAAGGTCAATAAACTCTTTGACAAGAGAAAGCTCTGGAACTGTGCCATCCTCAAAATACATCTCTTTATGTCGAATtccaacattttcaaaagtctTTTTATCGTAAAGAGGTCCATTAAGCCTAACTATCAGTTTGACCTTATTAGCGACGAAATAATCGAGAACTATCGCAAACGGTTGAGGAAGTTTCTTTGGACGTGTGCTCGCATGATTCCAACCAGCCTGAATAGGACTTGCAAATGCTATAAACTTAGGAGATATCCAATTAAAATCTCCATTCTCCACTCTTTCATAAGTTTCATAGTCATGAACATCGATATTACGTATATTTAGTATGCTGCTCTCTCGTGCTCTCCACAGTCCGTAAACACAATCTTGAATCGTGATATAGTAATCTGAAACAGCATATCCCGCATCTCTAAACCCCAAAAAAGGAGGTTCTGCCTGAGCTAAAGGGGCTAATGCGAGATGTGGAGGCCAGTTTTGTACTAACACCATGTAGCAAGCTAACAAACAAGCGGCATTTGCACGCAACCTTGTATCTGTAGAAGAATATAAAACTATAGCCTTGCTTTTCTTAGCTTGTCTGTGTTTTCCCATGATACCATGAACTATCACTGCAAATCTAATAAGATGACTCACGTTCAGCGGACCAAAGTCATGATAAAAAGGGTTGTAGATCAATTCATCATCgatagtaaaaaaatgcatatGAGGATATAACTCGGCTTTAGGTGGTTGCGACAATGATGTGTAGTATAACTTGTCTATTTAACATGTTAATCAATTTTACGAGATATTTGAGTTAAACTTCATGCATACCCTCCAAAAACTCAATCATTTCACCAAGCCCATCATCTTGGTAATCCATCAGACAAGTAATTGCGAATCTCGTCTATATTCGTCAAACCCGTAATGGTTGAGTTCTAAATTGTGTACCTGGGTGTTGGTGGTCCTTGTAAATAGAAGGGATGATAATGCACAAGAAAATATGTGGGGTGCGAAACAAATGAAGACAAAAGTGGATTCTAAACTATACACAACGTTATGTTGACATTTaatcttttctctttattaaaaaaaaaaagacattaACTTTTAGCAACACtatagtaaataaacaacaatAATCATTATCTTACAAAGTAAGTAAAAATGCACATCAATTTATGATAAACATACAGAATACTTTTTGCTCATACAAATACAACCCAACTTTTTTATCTGAAATTCGATTTGTTTTAgcaaatatatttaaatccGATAACAAAATCCGGATAGATAACCATATAATTGCCGGACCTTTAAAGCTACCCTAATCTATCATTTATGGATAGCACTGGAAAGCataatatttgtaaacattATAATGGTAAGAACGACGTTGGGTGAAATTTAAGTTAGTTGTAAACTGGTTCTAACACGCCGCCTCTGAATACTAAATAGCAACCTAAAcgaataataaaacttttttgcGCAACTAGTTAGAAATAAACACAGGCTAAATCCGTAATGAAACGATCAGCGTAAACGAAATTTGAGGAAAAATCAGTTGATATTTCATCGCTGTTACAGCGATATACCATTCTCATATAAGTTGGTAAATGATACGATATTATTGCTAACAAAGTTTTGGAGGTATAGTGATTAGTTTGCTCGCAAACCAGTCTAAACCCATAAAATACTAGGGCATAAGAAAGAATGATAAAACACTAgattaaaaaggaaattttttgaaacctTAAAACCGACCATTAAGCAAAACTTCTTTTCGCTTACTATCAAGCAAACAGACATGATATACCAAAAGTTAAATCCCAGGATAAATACCAAATTTTAATAGTATATAATAATCTACATTAAATGGCTAAGCATCTTTTAGATATTGAACAATTAAACTTCAAGAGCAGGTActtcttttataatttcCTCGTAGCTTTCCTTGTACTCCTCAACTTTAGACAtgtccttcttttttccacCGGGAACAATCATAACACAGCTAGTAGGTCTCTTGGTGTTTGATGCTTCACCAAGCAACTCTTTGGAAACAGTATATAAGTAAGGGACATTATTGTCTTCACATAATACTGGAATATGAGATATAACATCCATGGGAGAAATATCACCAGCAAGAATTACAAGACCCTTCTCTCCTTTTCTAACAGCCTTTACAACCTCTTTGACCCCACGAAGGATGTGTTTCTGCTTCGAAGCCTTCTTGACAgtcttcatcatttttttgttcaattttttagGAGCTAAAGGCTTAGCAATTGGCATTAAAGCAGGAAGATATGAATCATACTCATCTTCGGTGCTTCCACTATGCTTATGgtcttttttatcttttgcCATGATAAAGAAATGGAGAAGGATAAGTTTGGAAGCCCAAAAGATGATCccaataaaacttttttcagTAACGCTATGTAGCGGATAATAGTCTGTTAAGCCATCTGTATAATACGTAATTTTAAGATACCAGCTTTGGTAATATTCCTTAAATTGACATAATGCCTACTATTCCACGAACGGAgtattggaaaaatttactGTAAATAGATGTTGCTGTCTTCCCTACTTAAAGATACTATTTTAAACTCCCTGACTAGTCCTAAGATTATATAAtcatttgtatttatttagaCAACCGAAACAGCACTTAAAAAGGCCAAATCAACTAAATGAACTAAGCGCTCATGGTTTAAGCTAAAGGGAAATTTTCGTTACGTTATTCTTAATTCCTACCGAGGTGACTTTACGACTCCTAACGAGACGCTAACGGATAGGCGTAATTGCGCAAttgctaaaaaataaaagattgtGACTGTTCCGAATGCTTTCAAATTGTGACCTAGTAATTGTAACTAATAGCGTTAATCATCAAATTGAATTCGTTAGATTTTGTGCAGTA
This portion of the Schizosaccharomyces pombe strain 972h- genome assembly, chromosome: I genome encodes:
- the nhp2 gene encoding box H/ACA snoRNP complex subunit Nhp2, whose translation is MAKDKKDHKHSGSTEDEYDSYLPALMPIAKPLAPKKLNKKMMKTVKKASKQKHILRGVKEVVKAVRKGEKGLVILAGDISPMDVISHIPVLCEDNNVPYLYTVSKELLGEASNTKRPTSCVMIVPGGKKKDMSKVEEYKESYEEIIKEVPALEV
- the clp1 gene encoding Cdc14 family protein phosphatase Clp1 — protein: MDYQDDGLGEMIEFLEDKLYYTSLSQPPKAELYPHMHFFTIDDELIYNPFYHDFGPLNVSHLIRFAVIVHGIMGKHRQAKKSKAIVLYSSTDTRLRANAACLLACYMVLVQNWPPHLALAPLAQAEPPFLGFRDAGYAVSDYYITIQDCVYGLWRARESSILNIRNIDVHDYETYERVENGDFNWISPKFIAFASPIQAGWNHASTRPKKLPQPFAIVLDYFVANKVKLIVRLNGPLYDKKTFENVGIRHKEMYFEDGTVPELSLVKEFIDLTEEVEEDGVIAVHCKAGLGRTGCLIGAYLIYKHCFTANEVIAYMRIMRPGMVVGPQQHWLHINQVHFRAYFYEKAMGRAIQQATAAEPLATPPRHPLNATNGTSQSNISTPLPEPTPGQPRKVSGHNPPSARRLPSASSVKFNEKLKNASKQSIQNENKASYSSYEDSEIQNDDETRTVGTPTETISVVRLRRSSSQSNIEPNGVRSPTSSPTGSPIRRTSGNRWSSGSSHSKKSAQRSVSMSSLNNTSNGRVAKPKPSKSRLIS